From the genome of Sphingobacterium sp. UGAL515B_05:
CCAATGAAAAACCATTGATTTTAGTAGACGGAGTTCCCTTTGAAGGTGATATTTCAAGTCTTGATCCATCGACTATCGCGTCATTGAATGTGATTAAAGATCAATCTATGCTTGGATTGTATGGTGCTCGGGCCGCCAACGGCGTAGTGATGGTTCAGATGAAAGCTGGAGCATCTGCGGCATCGACAGGTGCTGTGGATATGCCCTATTTGGAATCTGGAAATACGATGCGCGTGAACTTCCGCGATGATGCATTCTGGCAGCCAAAGCTAACTACCGATGCTCAGGGAAAAGCTAATTTTGAAGCGACCTATCCGGATGATATTACCAATTGGCGAACATTCTTTATTGCTAAAGGAAGTAAAAATTTTGCCGACATAAAAGAGCTAAATATCAAATCTTTTAAAGCTGTTTCGGCACATTTGGCGACTCCCCGATTTGCCATCAGAGGTGATCAGTTTACAGCCATGGGACGGGTTGTCAATTATCTTAGCGACAGCTTACAGCTCTTGCGTACCATCAACAATGGACTAACAACGCAGGAGGCAAAGTTAAAAATTGCAAAGTCCTATCGGGATCCTATATCGGTTATTGCCGATCAGGGGGACAGCATCCAACTTGCTTATTCGATCGGATTGTCAAATGGATATTTTGATGGTGAAAAACGTAGCATTCCGATTTTTGAAAAGGGGCTTGAACAACATGAAGGAGATTTTAAAGTGCTCAACAGTACCGAAGAGTATTTGCTAAAAACTTCTCCGGCGCTAGGCGAAATCACCTTGCATGCCGAAGCAAATTCGCTGGAATTTTTACAACGGGAAATCGAATCGATCGATCGTTACAAATTTCTATGTAATGAACAGATGGCTTCCAAATTGAGCGCATTGCTTTCTAAAAAAGAGCTTACAAAATTGATCGGAAAACCCTTTACAGACGATAAGAAAATAAGGGATCTCCTGAAAGAGTTACAGAAAAACAAAAATTCCAATCAGGGCTGGGGCTGGTGGAACAAGAGTGAAACTGTGACCTGGATCAGCAACTATGTGATCGGGGTACTGTTGGATGCCCGAGAAGCAGGATACCAGGTTGAGATCGATACGGAGATCTATGCAGAACGTGAAAAGGCCATGTTGAAAAGCAGCTTGGCTTCGCTGGATCTTCTATTGGATAAAGATCACCTTCACGGAGCCAAAGAGAATTTGTTTAGCTCCCTGCTATATCTGCTCCGGTTGGATCCTAAAACCGATTACAAAAACTATTTCTTCGAAATTGATACAAAACTGAAAAGTAAAACCATCAAGGATAAACTGTTGAAATATCTATTGATTTCAAAACTGGGTATTAAAGATTCACATGCTGCAGATACCGTTCTTAAATACGCATCAAAGGCTGTCTTAGGGGGGCTATATTGGACTTCTGGAGCTAGAACAGATCAGAAAGGCGGATTTTTTATGCGACCGACGGAAACCAATACCGAGAATACACTGTTGGCTTATGGTGTCTTAAGATCAATTGGCGGTCATGATTCGGATTTAGAAAATATCCGTAATTACTTTTTCGCGCAGCGGCAGCAAAACCAATGGTATAATATCTACGAATCTTCGCGTATCATACGAAGTATTCTTCCTGATTTACTGAAAGAGGGTGAGTCTTTCCAGGCACCGGTTATGGTCATCAATGGCAAACGCGTCACTACATTTCCGTATACGCAAAGCTTTAAGTCGGATGAACAGATTAAAGTGCGGAAAGAAGGGACGGGGCCGGCTTTTGTGACAGCCTATCAAAATTTTTGGAATCCAGATCCTGTCATAGAAAAAGAAAAGGGCCTTGCCGTGGCAACGCGTTTTAAGGACAATGGTGCTACGGTAGCGGCGCTCAAGGAAGGGAAGCCGGTAAAACTTGAAGCAAGCGTAACGTTAACTGGTGAAGCTGAGTATGTGCAGATCGAAGTTCCTATACCGGCGGGATGTTCTTATGAAACCAAAACCAATGGATACTATAGAATCGAGGCGCACCGGGAGCATTTCAAAGATCGTGTTGTCATTTTTTGCAACAAACTGGGGAAAGGTACGCATACCTTTGAGATCGAACTTTTACCTCGTTATACCGGGACTTATACTGTCAATCCCGCGAAGGCTGAATTAATGTATTTCCCGACATACTATGGAAACGAGAAAATGAAAGAAATCGTGGTGGAGTAAATATGCTTTTACAAAAAAAAGGGACTTATCACATGATAAGTCCCCAACATATAAAAACTAAAATTAAATTGTGCTATTGATGATCCCATCCACCACCTAAGGATCTGTATATGGCTACGCTTGCTTTGAGTTGGTTGACCTTTTTCTCAACGAGCTCAAATTTGGATTCCAGGGCATCGCGTTGTGTCAGCAGAACCTCCATATAATCTGCGCGGGCGTATTTAAAGAGGTCGTTGGAAATACCGATAGACTCATTTAATGCATCGACTTCCTTGGTCTTAATTTGTAAGCCATTCTCCAGATTTTTAATTTTGGAGAGCTGGTTTGCAACTTCAATATAAGCCGCTAATATGGTCTGCTCATAATGGTAAACAGCCTGAACCTGTCGCGCATTTGCATTATAATATGCGGCTTTAATTGCCCGTTTGTTGATCAAAGGGGCGGTGAGTTCACCAACGAGGGAAGAAAGAAAGGCTTCCGGTTTGATGAGATAAGTCGGGTCAAAAGCTTGAAAACCTACTCCTGCCGCAATGTCCAATGAAGGGTAAAAGCGGGCTTTGGCCGATTTGATATCCAGTTTGGACGCTGCAAGTTCATATTCAGCCTGTTTTATATCAGGTCTGTTTTCCAGGAGGTCGGCCGGGATGCCGGCATAAACGGTTTGCGGAACAAGCTTATCAAATGATTGTTGATCCCTTTGAACCGGCTGCGGGAATCTTCCAACAAGGTAGTTTATTCTATTTTCTGTTTCTGTGATTTTCTGCTTGATATCATATTGCATACCTTGGGTTTTCAATATCTGGGCTTCAAATCTTTTGACGGCAAGTTTATTGGATCGCGCATTTTTCTTCAAATCATTTACCACGACCAGT
Proteins encoded in this window:
- a CDS encoding efflux transporter outer membrane subunit, whose protein sequence is MNKNRLYHYTGFALFLLSLAACKPLEIKQRAENRTVPGKYGDADSDTVNTGKIKWNSYFSDPNLQGLIGQALANNQELHIMLQEIEIAKNEVSAKKGEYLPSVGVKVGAGVDKVSRYTNIGAMEKNTEIEPGREMPEPLFDFGVGVQAQWETDIWGKLHNATKAQLQRYFASVEGKNFMVTHLIAEIADSYYELLALDNELMVINENVKIQNDALVVVNDLKKNARSNKLAVKRFEAQILKTQGMQYDIKQKITETENRINYLVGRFPQPVQRDQQSFDKLVPQTVYAGIPADLLENRPDIKQAEYELAASKLDIKSAKARFYPSLDIAAGVGFQAFDPTYLIKPEAFLSSLVGELTAPLINKRAIKAAYYNANARQVQAVYHYEQTILAAYIEVANQLSKIKNLENGLQIKTKEVDALNESIGISNDLFKYARADYMEVLLTQRDALESKFELVEKKVNQLKASVAIYRSLGGGWDHQ